A single genomic interval of Asinibacterium sp. OR53 harbors:
- a CDS encoding SusC/RagA family TonB-linked outer membrane protein — translation MKKNLLFLIVMLFALQYANAQKQLTGTVRAARTNEPLAGANITFQGAAGGTATNAEGKFSITVPNKVKFILVSYIGYESRTVAVEGKQQIDIILTAAGKALEDVVIVGYTAQRKQDLTGSVAVVDMAPVKNNTSGNAMQALQGRVAGLYIEKSGSPNGSTSRILIRGANTLGNNDPLYIIDGIPTTRPEVFQNLDPANIASVQVLKDASAESIYGSRASNGVIIVTTRNGGNTNGKVDFQFNSSTAFQSEKPFRLKMLNSLDRGKALWQASVNDKQDPTAGYGQIYNFDWNKDYNNPVLNSVSLQPFVGGDPNTPVGNTDWQSVMYKTGIVTSNSLTASVGNKSSSLEINLNQLNNSGMLRFTGYNRIGGSINAITHAFNDKVTFGVNLRMSNSNEKLAAKDLGGALTTFLAVTLAPTIPVYQKDGTTYAGELGAGYSDRNNPLHMQDLAKWNNANRLSTFGNVFVEIQPVKNLFFKSNFGADNATYLSKVITPTFSEGALNRTTNSLSFDQNHFLSTTFSNTLRYNWDLNANHHFKFLAGTEYIKTTLDFQTTKKEKFAIQTQEYFTLNAGTGNTTVSGGSTGNQLFSQFGRIDYSFSNKYLAALTVRRDGSSRFGSDNQYGIFPAASLGWRIEKESFMKNNRLFSELKARVGIGRVGNQQIGDLARFGLFDTRYGTVLSQLVGGFWEQYMNIGTAYSLSGASTGTLPSGFVQTQAANPGLKWETTDEINAGIDFSILSNKIFGSFDYFTRNTTGILIVPPVASALGEGQSKAVNGASKSNKGWELVLGYHGPQTGDFKYNVTLNFSHFRDKITELPENVRPAYPGNLLNTIIGHSQFDIFGYKTAGLFQSQADVNAAPSQIGAGPGRIRYVDVNGDGKIDDNDRTWIGTTLPSLEYGARIDMSYKQFDLSLFGSGVGGRSGFDVYTLYNNIMKSRENVGPGVFNGWTPTNTNTTIPALTLKDNNNESRTSDYFIVNTSYFKLRNVQLGYTIIPRSIFSRLRFYLMAENLLTLKSKKYQSPDPERISLDPIPIPRTFSFGVNASF, via the coding sequence ATGAAAAAGAACCTGCTTTTTTTGATTGTAATGCTCTTTGCATTGCAATATGCCAATGCACAAAAACAATTAACCGGTACTGTCAGGGCCGCACGCACCAATGAACCATTGGCCGGCGCCAACATTACCTTCCAGGGTGCTGCCGGTGGTACCGCCACCAATGCTGAAGGTAAATTCAGCATCACAGTTCCCAACAAAGTAAAATTCATACTGGTCAGCTATATTGGATACGAATCCCGAACGGTTGCTGTAGAAGGAAAACAACAAATAGATATCATCTTAACGGCTGCCGGCAAAGCGCTGGAAGATGTGGTGATCGTTGGTTATACCGCACAAAGAAAACAAGACTTGACGGGTTCTGTAGCAGTTGTAGATATGGCGCCTGTCAAAAACAATACTTCAGGCAATGCTATGCAGGCGTTACAAGGCAGGGTTGCAGGTCTATATATCGAAAAAAGCGGCTCTCCGAACGGATCAACGAGCAGGATACTCATCAGGGGTGCCAATACGCTCGGCAACAATGATCCGCTGTATATAATAGACGGTATACCTACTACGAGACCCGAGGTATTTCAGAACCTGGACCCTGCCAATATTGCTTCTGTACAAGTTTTGAAAGATGCGTCTGCAGAATCTATTTATGGTTCACGTGCCTCTAATGGTGTAATCATTGTGACTACCCGGAACGGTGGGAACACCAATGGCAAAGTAGATTTCCAGTTCAACAGCAGCACTGCATTCCAGTCGGAAAAACCATTCCGGTTAAAAATGCTGAACTCACTGGATAGGGGTAAAGCCTTATGGCAGGCTTCTGTCAACGACAAACAGGATCCAACTGCCGGATATGGCCAGATCTATAATTTCGATTGGAACAAAGATTACAACAATCCCGTATTGAACAGCGTATCGCTTCAACCATTTGTTGGCGGCGATCCCAACACACCGGTGGGAAATACCGACTGGCAAAGCGTGATGTACAAAACAGGTATCGTTACCAGCAACAGTCTTACCGCATCTGTGGGAAATAAAAGTTCATCGCTCGAGATCAACCTGAACCAATTGAATAATTCGGGCATGTTGCGATTCACTGGCTACAACCGCATCGGTGGAAGCATCAACGCCATCACCCATGCTTTTAATGACAAAGTCACTTTTGGTGTAAACCTTCGCATGTCCAATTCGAATGAAAAACTGGCGGCCAAAGATTTGGGTGGCGCCCTTACCACATTCTTAGCCGTTACGTTAGCGCCCACTATTCCGGTGTACCAGAAAGATGGTACTACCTATGCAGGAGAACTGGGTGCAGGTTATTCAGACCGGAATAATCCGCTGCACATGCAAGACCTGGCCAAATGGAACAATGCCAACCGCCTGAGCACATTCGGTAACGTATTTGTTGAAATTCAACCTGTAAAAAACCTCTTTTTCAAATCCAATTTCGGAGCAGACAATGCTACTTATCTGAGTAAAGTGATCACTCCTACTTTTTCAGAAGGCGCATTGAACCGTACTACCAATAGCCTCTCTTTCGATCAGAATCATTTCCTGAGTACCACTTTCTCCAATACACTGCGATACAACTGGGACCTGAATGCCAATCATCATTTCAAATTCCTGGCAGGTACGGAATACATCAAAACCACGCTGGACTTCCAGACCACCAAGAAAGAAAAATTCGCCATCCAGACCCAGGAATATTTCACGCTGAATGCAGGTACGGGCAATACCACTGTTTCCGGAGGTTCTACAGGAAATCAGTTGTTCTCTCAATTCGGCCGCATCGATTATAGCTTCTCGAATAAATACCTGGCTGCATTAACCGTACGCCGTGATGGTTCATCCAGGTTTGGTTCCGATAACCAGTACGGAATTTTTCCCGCAGCTTCATTGGGATGGAGAATCGAAAAAGAAAGTTTCATGAAAAACAACCGGCTGTTCTCCGAGTTAAAGGCAAGGGTGGGTATAGGCCGTGTAGGTAATCAGCAGATCGGCGATCTCGCTCGCTTTGGATTGTTCGATACCAGGTATGGCACTGTATTGTCGCAACTCGTAGGTGGTTTCTGGGAGCAATACATGAACATTGGTACCGCCTACTCTTTGTCCGGCGCTTCTACCGGTACTTTGCCTTCAGGCTTTGTGCAAACACAGGCGGCCAACCCCGGACTCAAATGGGAAACTACCGATGAGATCAACGCGGGTATAGATTTTTCTATTCTCAGCAATAAGATCTTTGGTTCGTTTGATTATTTCACGCGAAATACAACAGGTATCCTGATCGTACCACCTGTTGCATCGGCGCTGGGCGAAGGTCAATCGAAAGCAGTGAACGGCGCTTCCAAAAGCAACAAAGGCTGGGAACTCGTATTGGGTTATCATGGTCCGCAGACAGGTGATTTCAAATACAATGTAACACTGAACTTTTCTCATTTCAGGGATAAGATCACAGAGTTACCCGAAAATGTTCGCCCGGCTTATCCCGGCAACCTGCTCAATACCATCATTGGTCATTCGCAGTTTGACATCTTCGGTTATAAAACCGCAGGACTCTTCCAGTCGCAGGCCGATGTGAATGCAGCTCCCTCACAGATTGGCGCAGGCCCGGGCCGCATCCGTTATGTAGATGTCAATGGCGATGGTAAAATTGATGACAACGACAGAACCTGGATAGGTACCACATTGCCTTCCCTGGAATACGGTGCTAGGATAGACATGAGTTACAAGCAATTTGATCTGTCTCTTTTCGGTTCAGGTGTTGGCGGACGATCAGGATTTGATGTGTATACCTTGTACAACAACATCATGAAAAGCAGGGAAAACGTAGGCCCCGGCGTATTCAATGGCTGGACGCCCACCAACACCAATACTACCATTCCTGCTTTGACGCTGAAAGACAACAACAACGAAAGCCGGACTTCCGACTACTTCATTGTGAACACCTCTTATTTTAAACTGCGTAACGTTCAATTGGGTTACACCATCATTCCGAGATCTATTTTTTCAAGACTGCGTTTTTACCTGATGGCCGAAAATCTGCTGACGCTCAAGAGCAAGAAATACCAAAGTCCCGATCCGGAGCGCATCAGTCTTGATCCGATACCCATCCCCAGAACATTCTCATTCGGTGTCAACGCTTCATTTTAA
- a CDS encoding carbohydrate kinase: MNQHKHNIVSYGEILWDLFPSGAKPGGAPMNVAYHLQKLGLAPALITRIGSDQYGSDLVEVMKNAGLSTQYVQLDKTYATGLVRVLANEQTDVVYDIVKPAAWDEIVADHENLELAVNANYFIYGSLSARSLRSRDTLFKLLHLARTKVLDINLRAPHYDQFTIEYLISEATIFKLNIHELELVASWLGHYPTHAKRIEAVYEKFKTPMIVVTMGSEGAMLYKEGQLYQHAGYTVEVADTVGSGDAFLAGLLHQLINGAAVEDALAFACAMGALIATKKGGCPNYLVTEIDLIRH, from the coding sequence ATGAATCAACACAAACACAACATCGTCTCTTATGGCGAAATCCTTTGGGATCTTTTTCCGTCGGGTGCCAAGCCCGGAGGGGCTCCCATGAATGTAGCCTATCACTTGCAAAAGCTGGGCCTGGCGCCCGCACTCATCACCCGTATCGGTTCCGATCAATACGGATCTGACCTGGTGGAAGTGATGAAAAATGCAGGACTCAGCACGCAGTATGTGCAGTTAGATAAAACTTATGCAACTGGTTTAGTGAGAGTGCTCGCCAACGAGCAAACCGATGTGGTCTATGATATTGTGAAGCCCGCTGCCTGGGATGAGATCGTGGCTGACCATGAAAACCTTGAGCTGGCCGTCAATGCCAACTATTTTATTTACGGCAGTTTATCGGCAAGGAGCCTGCGATCAAGAGACACTCTTTTCAAATTGTTGCACCTGGCTCGTACCAAAGTACTCGATATCAATCTCCGTGCGCCACACTATGATCAGTTTACCATCGAATACCTCATCAGTGAAGCAACCATATTCAAACTGAACATTCACGAGCTGGAGCTGGTGGCTTCCTGGCTGGGTCATTATCCTACGCATGCCAAACGCATTGAAGCCGTATACGAAAAATTCAAAACACCCATGATCGTAGTAACCATGGGAAGTGAAGGCGCTATGCTTTACAAAGAGGGTCAATTATACCAACATGCTGGCTACACTGTTGAAGTAGCCGATACAGTAGGCAGCGGTGATGCATTCCTTGCCGGATTACTCCATCAACTCATCAATGGAGCCGCTGTTGAAGACGCACTGGCTTTTGCCTGCGCCATGGGCGCACTCATTGCTACCAAAAAAGGCGGATGCCCCAATTACCTGGTCACGGAAATCGATCTCATTCGCCATTAA
- a CDS encoding sugar porter family MFS transporter, translating into MIPKACYMNKRKVLLWSVIVSLGGFLFGFDTAVISGAEQSIQQYWHLSSLQHGLTISIALIGTIIGALTGSMPSDNLGRKKTLMIIATTYLIASLGTAFATNWYLFLLFRLLGGWGVGASSVTAPVYISEISPPESRGRMVAMFQFNVVLGILISYFSNYLIGETGGLSWRWMLGIQALPSLLFLLLLRLIPESPRWLLLHKGRKEEAANILTIINPQNADTVLAGIEANAAQEAASGGGEVLFTRKNKFPIFLAVAFAIFNQVSGINAIIYFAPRIFEMTGLGRSSSLLSTVGIGGVNFLFTLVAINFIDRIGRKKLMLIGSVGLIFTLGLVARSFYLQDFSGPGIVVYLLVYIAFFAFSQGAVIWVFISEIFPNQVRAKGQTLGSFTHWFMAALIAFSFPVLAEKLGGGHTFLFFTVMMLVQLVFVWKFMPETKGKSLEQIERSLVLH; encoded by the coding sequence TTGATCCCGAAAGCTTGCTATATGAACAAACGAAAAGTACTTCTTTGGAGTGTCATTGTTTCTCTGGGTGGATTTTTATTCGGATTTGATACGGCTGTGATTTCCGGTGCCGAGCAATCTATCCAGCAATATTGGCACCTCAGTTCTCTTCAACATGGACTAACCATTTCCATTGCATTGATCGGCACCATCATCGGAGCCCTCACCGGCAGCATGCCCAGCGACAACCTGGGCAGAAAGAAAACCCTGATGATCATTGCCACTACCTATCTTATTGCCTCTCTTGGTACGGCCTTTGCCACCAACTGGTACCTGTTTTTATTATTCCGTTTATTGGGCGGATGGGGAGTAGGTGCTTCCTCTGTAACCGCACCAGTGTATATTTCCGAAATCTCGCCCCCGGAGTCGCGCGGCAGGATGGTAGCCATGTTCCAGTTCAATGTAGTGCTGGGCATACTCATCTCTTATTTTTCCAATTACCTGATCGGCGAAACCGGCGGCTTGTCCTGGCGGTGGATGTTGGGTATCCAGGCCCTGCCTTCGCTTCTTTTCCTGCTGTTGTTGCGTTTGATACCGGAAAGCCCGCGTTGGCTATTGCTGCACAAAGGCAGGAAAGAAGAAGCTGCGAACATCCTTACCATCATCAATCCGCAAAATGCAGATACGGTACTCGCCGGTATCGAAGCTAATGCAGCGCAGGAAGCTGCCAGTGGCGGCGGAGAGGTATTGTTCACCAGGAAAAACAAGTTCCCTATTTTTCTAGCGGTGGCATTTGCCATATTCAACCAGGTATCGGGCATCAATGCTATTATTTATTTTGCGCCACGCATTTTTGAAATGACAGGTTTAGGCCGCAGCTCTTCTCTTTTATCGACTGTAGGTATCGGCGGTGTAAATTTTCTGTTCACGCTGGTAGCCATCAATTTCATTGACCGGATAGGCAGAAAAAAACTGATGCTGATCGGGTCTGTAGGATTGATCTTCACCCTGGGCCTCGTAGCCAGATCTTTTTACCTGCAGGATTTCAGCGGACCAGGCATTGTAGTTTACCTGCTCGTATACATCGCATTTTTCGCATTCAGTCAGGGGGCTGTGATATGGGTATTTATTTCAGAGATATTTCCCAACCAGGTGCGGGCCAAAGGCCAGACCCTGGGCAGCTTCACACACTGGTTCATGGCGGCATTGATCGCTTTTTCCTTCCCGGTACTGGCAGAGAAACTCGGAGGCGGACATACATTTTTGTTTTTCACGGTGATGATGTTGGTGCAACTGGTATTCGTATGGAAGTTCATGCCGGAAACCAAGGGCAAATCGCTTGAACAGATTGAAAGAAGCCTGGTGTTGCACTAA
- a CDS encoding substrate-binding domain-containing protein produces MRKYYFILILTTIGFLTGCTRGGNKDNQFRIGFSQCVGSDQWRKSMLLGMQRELSFSPNTTLLYKDADNSSEVQIAQINELLKEGIDLLIVSPNEAAPLTPIIEQVYTRGIPVIVIDRKTSSPLYTAYIGSDNYEIGKRVGQYTANMLHGKGNVIEVTGLAGSSPAIEREKGFYEALKGYPEIRIIAHLHGNWLKDKAYRELSNLPKEVRASADVVFAHNDMMALGSYECFKTAGQLSRAHFIGVDALPATGLQFVSDRILSASALYGTGGQEAIQTAMAILRHEDFKKENILKTVLIDSTNVDLMKLQNEKVNSQQADIVRQQKMIDTQRRIYQNQSVTLLIILASLIIAVILAAVTFYYLRENKKIAKRLRQKNEEIIRQQQQLIEMSDKAEAAHDAKLKFFTNISHEFRTPLTLILAPLEDLLNNPKLNFVTRNHLNLIRKNVIRLLRLVNQLMDFRKIELDKLQLKASENDFIGFVTDIMDAFKDLAAKRNIDFRLLTKEKQLPLWFDVNMLDKVIFNLLSNAFKFTSDGGYIHLHIAQQNNSHHVLLRIEDNGVGMSKDTVDHAFELFYQGEYENYKGSGLGLALSKELIVLHRGTIQLSSEKWKGSSFEIRLPLGNAHLEPQEMVSTDANTQVPYNDEKIYTEELRLESMPLPESTSVEQAKEHTILIVEDHADLRNFITAKLSPAYEIIEADNSQTALQQAFDTIPDLIICDVVIPGKDGIALTNILKSDIRTSHIPVILLTAKTGVEEQIEGMKKKADCYITKPFNVQYLEETVSSLIANRSMLKEHYTGELPANLKTQVVSKDDKKFTTAFTALVEANLSNEHFDVEEICRSMGVSRVQLYRKVKALLDVNVNEYILQKRLQKAKYLLKQETGPIGEVAYKVGFSSPAYFSTVFKSRFGITPKEFRER; encoded by the coding sequence ATGAGAAAATACTATTTCATCCTTATTTTAACGACTATCGGGTTCCTGACGGGGTGCACCCGCGGTGGAAACAAAGACAACCAGTTCCGGATCGGTTTTTCGCAATGTGTGGGATCGGACCAGTGGAGGAAAAGCATGCTGTTAGGTATGCAGCGGGAACTAAGTTTTTCTCCGAATACCACACTATTATATAAAGATGCCGATAACAGCAGCGAAGTACAGATTGCCCAAATCAATGAATTATTGAAGGAAGGGATTGATCTGTTGATTGTAAGTCCCAATGAAGCCGCACCCCTTACACCGATCATTGAACAAGTATACACCCGCGGAATTCCCGTGATCGTGATCGACCGCAAAACAAGCTCGCCACTTTATACGGCCTATATTGGCAGCGATAATTATGAAATAGGAAAGCGGGTAGGGCAATACACGGCCAATATGCTGCATGGCAAAGGCAATGTGATTGAAGTAACAGGGTTAGCGGGATCATCTCCGGCTATTGAAAGAGAAAAAGGATTTTATGAAGCTTTGAAAGGATATCCCGAAATCAGGATCATTGCTCATTTGCATGGCAACTGGCTGAAGGATAAAGCTTACCGGGAGTTGAGCAACCTTCCGAAAGAAGTAAGGGCATCTGCCGATGTGGTTTTTGCACACAATGATATGATGGCGCTGGGATCGTATGAATGTTTTAAGACAGCGGGTCAATTGAGCAGGGCGCATTTTATAGGTGTGGATGCTTTGCCGGCGACAGGGTTACAATTTGTGTCGGATAGAATATTAAGTGCTTCTGCTTTATATGGCACGGGCGGACAGGAAGCCATTCAGACAGCCATGGCCATTTTGCGTCATGAAGATTTTAAAAAAGAAAACATCCTGAAAACGGTGTTGATCGATTCCACGAATGTGGACCTGATGAAGCTGCAGAACGAAAAAGTCAACAGCCAACAAGCAGATATTGTACGACAGCAAAAGATGATCGACACGCAGCGAAGAATTTATCAGAACCAGAGTGTCACCCTGCTCATCATCCTTGCCAGCCTGATCATTGCGGTGATACTGGCGGCCGTTACCTTTTACTACCTGCGCGAAAATAAAAAGATCGCCAAACGGTTGCGGCAAAAAAACGAAGAGATCATCCGGCAACAACAGCAGCTGATTGAAATGTCCGATAAAGCGGAAGCGGCACATGACGCCAAACTGAAATTTTTTACCAATATCTCGCACGAGTTCAGGACACCGTTGACACTGATATTGGCACCGCTGGAAGACCTGCTGAATAATCCCAAACTCAATTTTGTTACCCGCAACCACTTGAACCTGATCAGGAAGAATGTCATTCGTTTGTTGCGGCTGGTGAATCAATTGATGGATTTCAGAAAAATAGAGTTGGACAAACTGCAATTGAAAGCATCGGAAAACGATTTCATTGGTTTTGTTACCGATATCATGGACGCTTTCAAAGACCTCGCAGCTAAACGGAATATTGATTTCCGGTTACTGACCAAAGAAAAGCAACTGCCTCTCTGGTTCGATGTTAACATGTTGGACAAAGTGATCTTCAATCTTTTGTCCAATGCGTTTAAGTTTACCAGTGATGGCGGATATATACACCTGCACATTGCCCAACAAAACAATAGCCATCATGTTTTGCTCAGGATAGAAGACAACGGTGTTGGTATGAGCAAGGATACCGTGGATCACGCTTTTGAATTGTTTTATCAGGGTGAATATGAAAATTACAAGGGATCGGGTTTGGGGCTGGCTTTGTCGAAAGAGCTCATTGTATTGCACAGAGGTACTATACAGTTGTCAAGTGAAAAATGGAAGGGGAGCAGTTTTGAGATCAGGCTGCCGTTAGGCAATGCCCACCTGGAACCCCAGGAAATGGTGTCAACAGACGCAAATACCCAGGTGCCGTACAACGATGAAAAGATATATACCGAAGAACTGCGCCTGGAATCAATGCCCTTACCCGAATCAACATCGGTTGAACAGGCAAAAGAGCATACCATTCTGATAGTAGAAGACCATGCCGACCTGCGGAATTTCATCACAGCCAAATTATCACCTGCTTATGAAATCATTGAAGCGGATAACAGCCAGACTGCTTTGCAGCAGGCGTTCGATACTATTCCCGACCTGATCATTTGCGATGTGGTGATCCCGGGTAAGGATGGCATCGCGTTGACGAATATCCTTAAATCGGATATCCGTACTTCGCATATTCCTGTAATCCTGCTGACAGCCAAAACGGGTGTGGAAGAACAGATAGAAGGCATGAAGAAGAAAGCGGACTGTTACATTACGAAACCTTTCAACGTGCAATACCTCGAAGAAACAGTGAGCAGTCTGATTGCCAACCGCTCTATGTTAAAAGAGCATTATACCGGCGAATTACCTGCTAACCTGAAAACGCAGGTGGTCAGCAAAGACGATAAAAAGTTTACAACCGCATTCACCGCGCTGGTGGAAGCTAACCTGTCTAACGAACATTTTGATGTGGAAGAAATATGCAGGTCGATGGGCGTTTCCAGGGTGCAATTGTACAGGAAAGTCAAAGCATTACTGGATGTGAATGTAAATGAATACATCCTTCAGAAAAGATTGCAGAAAGCCAAATATCTTTTAAAACAGGAAACAGGGCCGATAGGGGAAGTGGCGTATAAAGTTGGTTTCTCTTCTCCGGCATATTTTTCCACTGTATTTAAATCCCGGTTTGGTATCACACCCAAAGAATTCAGGGAGCGATAG